The Granulicella sibirica genome has a segment encoding these proteins:
- a CDS encoding Crp/Fnr family transcriptional regulator, producing MTEVRGEKFHPLAFLAKAGIGRKVLHLKAKAVMFSQGDDADAVFYVQSGRAKLTVVSEAGKQATITLLSMGDFVGEESVAAVRGTRLATATAITACTVLKISRDEMVRVIHEQPAFSEHFLAFVLSRSMRIQADLVDQLFNSSEKRLARVLLLMAEFGKPGEPHMLIPKISQEALAQIIGSTRARVSFFMNRFRKLGFLDYNGRIRVNKSLLNVVLHDQLPEGNAKKPVLTGKLAGNPLWDK from the coding sequence ATGACTGAAGTTCGAGGCGAAAAATTTCATCCGCTCGCATTCCTTGCGAAAGCTGGAATTGGACGAAAGGTCCTTCACCTGAAGGCAAAAGCCGTTATGTTTTCTCAGGGCGATGATGCCGATGCGGTCTTCTATGTTCAGAGTGGACGAGCAAAGCTAACGGTGGTTTCCGAGGCTGGGAAACAGGCCACCATTACGCTTCTTTCAATGGGAGATTTCGTTGGAGAAGAATCAGTCGCAGCTGTGAGGGGGACTCGTCTAGCAACTGCTACGGCGATTACAGCGTGCACGGTCCTCAAGATCAGTCGCGACGAAATGGTCCGTGTGATACACGAGCAGCCGGCATTTTCCGAACACTTTCTCGCCTTCGTGCTCTCAAGAAGCATGCGAATCCAGGCAGATCTCGTCGATCAATTGTTCAATTCTAGCGAAAAGAGGCTCGCAAGAGTCCTGTTGCTAATGGCCGAGTTTGGGAAACCGGGTGAACCTCATATGCTCATACCGAAAATCTCGCAGGAAGCGTTGGCCCAGATAATAGGAAGCACGCGGGCCCGTGTGAGCTTCTTCATGAATCGCTTTAGGAAGCTCGGCTTCCTAGATTACAACGGCCGGATAAGAGTCAATAAGTCATTGCTGAATGTCGTTCTTCATGACCAACTGCCCGAAGGAAACGCGAAGAAGCCCGTTCTGACCGGCAAACTTGCAGGAAATCCTTTGTGGGACAAATGA
- a CDS encoding tyrosine-type recombinase/integrase, with product MKFTRQRYQRGYLRRVPRANNKSAWEYRYADPQTGKEKSMYFSTEQFPTQTAVERHLETFVLKLNTDNPTLALLEPTFDTLLDRFIEEERLLEIKKVRPGESCDNVGELSFSTASSYLSVIKRVRAKWGTTRITRLKPMNVQEWLRNLEAAPKTKGHIKAVIHRLYEKAMLWEMVEWQRNPMEFVEIKGISKRRKRPVILTVEQFFLLLPLIPQPYRMMALLAQCSGLRVEEVLALEKPDIHFGKLSMQIVRAVVHGRLKLVKTEYSEDELPLDPDLAAILLDFIREAEREALAMLGDEGAGIIESDLLFVSPMTGRHFHASPIGQDYIRPAGCCLVDCPNCGAVAGEWCKTDFPVPNGKRLPLHDERWDGAGKYGSIGWHTFRHTYRSWLDETGAPMGVQQKLMRHSQISTTMNVYGNALMEAKREANAAVVSRILRSA from the coding sequence TTGAAATTCACACGGCAACGCTACCAACGTGGCTATTTGCGGCGGGTGCCGCGAGCCAACAACAAGTCGGCTTGGGAGTATCGTTACGCGGACCCTCAAACCGGCAAGGAAAAGTCCATGTACTTCAGCACAGAACAGTTTCCAACGCAGACCGCGGTCGAGCGGCACTTGGAAACCTTTGTGCTCAAACTCAACACTGACAACCCGACGTTAGCCCTGCTTGAGCCCACCTTCGATACGTTGTTGGATCGCTTCATTGAGGAAGAACGCCTTCTTGAAATCAAGAAAGTTCGACCCGGTGAATCCTGCGACAACGTAGGCGAGCTGAGCTTTTCGACAGCCAGTTCCTATCTGAGCGTCATCAAGCGCGTGCGTGCGAAGTGGGGAACCACTCGTATCACTCGTCTGAAGCCGATGAATGTCCAGGAGTGGCTACGAAACCTGGAAGCCGCGCCCAAAACTAAAGGTCACATCAAGGCCGTCATACATCGCCTGTATGAGAAAGCCATGCTGTGGGAGATGGTCGAATGGCAACGGAATCCAATGGAGTTTGTCGAAATCAAGGGCATCAGCAAACGGCGGAAACGACCGGTGATCCTTACCGTTGAGCAGTTCTTTTTGCTTCTTCCGCTGATTCCGCAGCCTTACCGCATGATGGCGCTGCTCGCGCAATGCTCGGGTCTTCGCGTTGAGGAAGTCTTGGCTCTCGAAAAGCCCGACATCCACTTCGGGAAGCTCAGTATGCAGATCGTTCGAGCAGTCGTCCATGGTCGCCTAAAGCTGGTCAAAACGGAATACTCGGAGGACGAACTGCCCCTTGACCCGGATCTCGCTGCCATCTTGCTCGACTTCATTCGCGAAGCCGAGAGGGAGGCGCTGGCCATGTTGGGAGATGAGGGCGCTGGGATCATCGAGTCTGACCTGCTCTTTGTCAGCCCTATGACCGGGCGGCACTTCCACGCGTCGCCGATCGGACAGGACTACATCCGTCCTGCTGGTTGCTGTCTCGTGGATTGCCCGAACTGTGGGGCCGTCGCAGGTGAGTGGTGCAAGACCGACTTTCCCGTTCCGAACGGGAAGCGCCTTCCGCTGCACGATGAGCGGTGGGATGGTGCCGGCAAGTACGGCAGCATCGGGTGGCACACCTTCCGGCATACCTACAGGTCCTGGCTGGACGAAACAGGAGCACCGATGGGAGTGCAGCAGAAGCTTATGCGGCACTCCCAAATCTCGACCACGATGAACGTGTACGGCAACGCGCTGATGGAAGCAAAGCGCGAGGCAAACGCAGCAGTCGTTAGCAGGATTTTGAGGAGCGCATAA
- a CDS encoding helix-turn-helix domain-containing protein, whose product MLSAAKPHSRTLTPAFEPLLDLHEAATVLGMHWKTLEGKARQHEVPAFKVGKRWRFRLSSLNNWLEAGLKLNTTDRADVTRQEQHP is encoded by the coding sequence ATGCTCTCAGCCGCGAAACCGCATTCACGCACTCTTACTCCAGCCTTTGAGCCGCTGCTCGATCTCCATGAAGCGGCTACCGTCCTGGGCATGCACTGGAAGACCCTTGAGGGCAAGGCCCGGCAGCACGAAGTCCCCGCCTTCAAGGTCGGGAAACGCTGGAGATTTCGGCTCAGTTCGCTGAATAACTGGCTTGAAGCTGGCCTAAAATTGAATACAACCGATCGGGCCGACGTGACTAGACAGGAGCAACATCCTTGA
- a CDS encoding LysR substrate-binding domain-containing protein, with translation MAKNDTKLMESVIALAEELHFGRAARRLRISQPMLTKNIQDLEALVGGPLFLRDRKRVALSDAGRAYVQQARLSILYGERSVQAARAVMQNIDEIFHVGRTPYADPFLVSTLLSVQLALFPRLKVELISRFSMNLVDDLLAGVIDLAIANDPPESPLLTCVQIADLPFYIAMSKRERLAQYPSVSLDQMGGRHWVLFDRQLHPPVYDAIIHAASERGIRPLSIQHVTAPEEAFPFVADGSAVAFVVKAGALLMARSGVTVRPLNESSLRLKTCLVCRADDNSKIASEFVRAYMRKMPDRKKHQQLPLPISA, from the coding sequence ATGGCAAAGAACGACACGAAACTAATGGAGTCGGTGATCGCCCTCGCGGAGGAGTTGCACTTTGGGCGGGCGGCCCGACGACTGCGCATTAGTCAGCCGATGCTGACAAAGAACATCCAAGATTTAGAAGCCTTGGTCGGCGGCCCTTTGTTTCTCCGTGACCGCAAACGCGTCGCACTCAGCGACGCGGGACGCGCTTATGTGCAACAGGCACGGCTCTCCATTCTCTATGGCGAGCGATCAGTCCAAGCTGCCCGAGCGGTAATGCAGAATATTGATGAAATCTTTCATGTGGGACGAACGCCCTATGCTGACCCGTTCCTAGTCTCGACGCTGCTGTCGGTCCAACTTGCTCTTTTCCCACGGCTGAAGGTCGAGTTGATCAGCAGATTCTCGATGAACCTTGTCGACGATCTTCTGGCGGGGGTGATCGATCTAGCCATTGCAAATGATCCACCTGAATCACCCCTGCTTACCTGTGTTCAGATTGCAGACCTGCCCTTTTACATCGCGATGTCGAAGAGAGAACGACTGGCTCAGTATCCATCGGTATCGCTCGATCAGATGGGAGGACGTCACTGGGTTCTTTTCGATCGGCAATTGCATCCGCCTGTCTATGACGCGATCATTCATGCGGCGTCCGAGCGTGGAATCCGTCCTCTGAGTATTCAGCATGTCACGGCCCCGGAGGAAGCGTTTCCATTCGTTGCGGACGGTTCGGCCGTCGCTTTTGTAGTGAAGGCTGGTGCTTTGCTCATGGCGCGCAGCGGAGTGACCGTGCGCCCGCTCAACGAGTCGAGTTTAAGACTCAAAACATGCCTGGTTTGCCGTGCAGATGATAACTCGAAGATCGCCAGCGAGTTCGTCCGCGCATACATGCGCAAAATGCCGGACAGGAAGAAACATCAACAACTGCCACTTCCCATTTCAGCGTAA